Proteins from a genomic interval of Eriocheir sinensis breed Jianghai 21 unplaced genomic scaffold, ASM2467909v1 Scaffold679, whole genome shotgun sequence:
- the LOC126993813 gene encoding zinc finger MYM-type protein 5-like, with the protein MSQKRTYPSGAEKRKRKKEEEEKKCRDKGALLKYFGGTEAAQWQSASSGSTVCNPSELAPPSCVPNVPSVSATTDDLPELTPPSCVPTVPSVSATTDDLPELTPPACVPTVPSVSATTDDLPATSTTTSTSHHGSSSAPPVDPAEWPSFLSDSDRTEQVIMGPLPIKESFSFPKRYDGRSFHYHYTNRQLVNGEKVKRSWLTYSRSKDAVYCFCCKLFSKKSIKLATDGQQDWVNIGALLKQHEKSEDHCSNMVKWKEVILRLSRKNH; encoded by the exons ATGTCACAAAAAAGGACATATCCCTCAGgggcagagaaaagaaaaaggaagaaagaggaagaggagaaaaaatgtcgAGATAAAG GAGCACTGTTAAAGTATTTTGGAGGCACAGAAGCAGCCCAGTGGCAGTCAGCATCCTCAGGCTCAACTGTATGCAATCCATCAG AGCTTGCACCCCCATCTTGTGTGCCCAATGTCCCCTCCGTGTCTGCAACCACGGATGATCTACCTG AGCTCACACCCCCATCTTGTGTGCCCACTGTCCCCTCTGTGTCTGCAACTACAGACGATCTACCTG AGCTCACACCCCCAGCTTGTGTGCCCACTGTCCCCTCTGTGTCTGCAACTACAGATGATCTACCTG CAACCTCCACCACAACGTCCACTTCTCACCACGGATCATCATCAGCTCCACCAGTGGACCCAGCTGAGTGGCCTTCTTTTCTGTCAGATTCAGACCGGACTGAGCAGGTGATCATGGGGCCACTGCCTATTAAGGAGAGCTTTTCATTCCCTAAAAGATATGATGGCCGAAGTTTCCATTATCATTATACCAACAGACAATTAGTTAATGGGGAAAAAGTGAAGCGTAGCTGGCTGACTTATTCAAGAAGTAAAGATGCAGTCTACTGCTTTTGCTGCAAACTATTTTCTAAGAAGTCCATAAAATTGGCAACTGATGGACAGCAGGATTGGGTAAACATAGGCGCACTCCTCAAACAGCATGAAAAGTCTGAAGATCATTGTAGTAATATGGTCAAATGGAAGGAGGTTATCTTGCGTCTTTCAAGGAAAAACCATTGA